The Mangrovibacillus cuniculi sequence TAGGGATATTTAGAGGGTAAATACGATACCCATCTTTCGTTAGTTCAAAAAGATTTCCTTCTTGACGAACCTCTTTTCCTTTTGTCACAATCATTGTTTGAAACTCTACAGGCATTCCCATATTTCCGCCCCCAAATCATCTACTGTTTTTTCATCCATTGTATCATATCTGTCACCGTTCGTTGGTTAACTGCTGGAGGAAAATAGTGCGTATAGGTAGAATAATACCACGTCTCTACGTGTTTTCCTGCTGCTTTCAAAGATGTTTCTAACTGTTGTGCATGTTCAAATCCAACGTGCTTGTCTTTTTCTCCGTGAATAATTAAAACTGGACAATGTATTCCATGAATTGTATGTAATGGTGTACGAAAGTCGTATGGTTTTGGATTCCGATGAGGCGTACCAGACATTACACGTTTCATCATTCTCCTTAAATCAAGTCTCTCTTCATATGTTTGATACATATTACTTACACCTCCCCAAGTAACAAGGGAACGACAATTCGAAAATTCTAAAGCTGTGAATAATGCCATTACCCCACCTCTTGAAAAACCAAACACATGCAGCTGATTTGTATCAACATTTGACTGCAGCTCTAATACCTTATACCCCATAAATGCATCCATGCGATCTTCCCCACAGAAGTCCTCTTGTCCCTGTCCTCCCCTGTTCCCACGATAGTAAGGAGCAAATACCACACAACCTTCATGAGCAAACTGAGCAATTCGAGCCGGTCGTACCATTCCAACAGATTTTATTCCACCTCTTAAGTATAAAATCCCTGGGAATTTTCCTTCTTTAATTGGTTCAGCTAAAAGTCCTTTCACCTTAAATGGACCTGAGAGATAAGTTATTTCTGTTAACTGTACATTCGGATTGGGGGAAGGAAATCTTTCTCTATGTAAAATAAGCTCTTTCATCTCGTCTTCCTTTCTCATGTCAAATAGTATCTTTTCCATAGGCTATCACACATTTTTATGAATTTCATATCTTGATGGTAATGAAGGTTACATCAACCTACTACTAAAGGAGCGAAATGGTATGCGTAAACTTATCACTAGAGTGGGATTATTATTAACTTCCCTCGTTTTCATTGCAGGTTGTCAAACGACTGATAAAGTCGAAAAAGTCCGTGTTGCTGAAGTTACTCGTTCCCTTTTCTATACTCCTCAATACGTTGCTATTGAGAAAGGTTTCTTTAAAGAAGAAGGTCTAGATATCGAACTAACCACCACTTGGGGTGGAGATAAAACGATGACCACACTTCTATCTGATGGAGCAGATATCGCACTAGTTGGTTCTGAAACTTCGATTTACGTGTATGCACAAAATCCAATAGATCCAGTTATCAACTTTGCACAACTAACTCAAACAGATGGTACCTTCTTAGTTTCTAGAGAAAAAGTCGATGATTTTAAATGGGAAGATTTAAAAGGAACGACATTTTTAGGTCAACGTAAAGGTGGGATGCCACAGATGGCTGGAGAGTTCGTTCTTCGTAAAAATGGGATAGATCCGTTTGCTGATTTAGAGCTTATTCAAAATATTGACTTTGCAAATATTGCTACTGCCTTCTCTACAGGAACCGGGGATTATGTACAATTATTTGAACCTACAGCATCTTTATTTGAAGAGCAAGGCATTGGTCATATTGTTGCATCTTTCGGAACAGAATCTGGTTTACTTCCATATACAACGTTTATGTCCAAAGAGAGCTATCTAAAAGAAAATAAAGAAACCGTGGAGAAATTCACACGTGCTCTACAAAAAGCACAAAAGTTTGTAGATACTGCAAGTTTAGAAGAGCTAGCTGTACTAGTTCAACCTTACTTTGAAGATACCGAATTGGATTTAATGGAAACTGTTATTGATCGATACCGTGCGCAAGGTTCATTTGCTACAGATCCCATTTTAGACGAAGCAGAGTGGAACAACTTACAAACCATTATGGATCAAGCAGGTGAGCTACCACAACAAGTCGACCATGAAACTTTAGTAAACACAGATTTTGCGAAGTCCGCAAAATAAATGAAAAAGGTGGGGAATGTTATGTCTTTTGTCAAAGTAGATCATGTCAGCCATTCTTACTTTTCCCCAAAATCCCGTGTCGAAGCACTAAAAGATGTACAGTTAGAGATTAATCAAGGTGAGTTCGTATCTTTTTTAGGACCTAGTGGTTGTGGGAAATCTACCCTTCTTTCCATCATAGCAGGATTACTAAAACCTACGTTTGGAGAAGTAAGAGTAAAAGGCAAAAATCCAATGAAGACAAAAAATACTATTGGATATATGCTTCAACAAGATTACCTCTTCCCATGGAAAACTATTAGAGAAAACACCTCATTAGGTGCTTCCTTGCTCCACCTACCTTCGCAGGAAACAGATATTATGGTGTTAGCGCTATTAGAAGAAATGGGACTGTCAAAATTCATTGATGCCTATCCTCATGAATTATCAGGTGGAATGAGGCAACGAGCATCTCTAGTGAGGACATTAGTAACGAATCCTACCTTACTCCTTTTAGATGAACCGTTTTCCGCACTAGATTTTCAAACAAAACTAAAAATGGAAGACCTTGTCCT is a genomic window containing:
- a CDS encoding DUF2584 family protein, whose protein sequence is MGMPVEFQTMIVTKGKEVRQEGNLFELTKDGYRIYPLNIPIEVKRTKEGEVAGVGVVVRQTWEEDATTIQYELKALNSTN
- a CDS encoding alpha/beta hydrolase family protein, giving the protein MEKILFDMRKEDEMKELILHRERFPSPNPNVQLTEITYLSGPFKVKGLLAEPIKEGKFPGILYLRGGIKSVGMVRPARIAQFAHEGCVVFAPYYRGNRGGQGQEDFCGEDRMDAFMGYKVLELQSNVDTNQLHVFGFSRGGVMALFTALEFSNCRSLVTWGGVSNMYQTYEERLDLRRMMKRVMSGTPHRNPKPYDFRTPLHTIHGIHCPVLIIHGEKDKHVGFEHAQQLETSLKAAGKHVETWYYSTYTHYFPPAVNQRTVTDMIQWMKKQ
- a CDS encoding ABC transporter substrate-binding protein — translated: MRKLITRVGLLLTSLVFIAGCQTTDKVEKVRVAEVTRSLFYTPQYVAIEKGFFKEEGLDIELTTTWGGDKTMTTLLSDGADIALVGSETSIYVYAQNPIDPVINFAQLTQTDGTFLVSREKVDDFKWEDLKGTTFLGQRKGGMPQMAGEFVLRKNGIDPFADLELIQNIDFANIATAFSTGTGDYVQLFEPTASLFEEQGIGHIVASFGTESGLLPYTTFMSKESYLKENKETVEKFTRALQKAQKFVDTASLEELAVLVQPYFEDTELDLMETVIDRYRAQGSFATDPILDEAEWNNLQTIMDQAGELPQQVDHETLVNTDFAKSAK
- a CDS encoding ABC transporter ATP-binding protein → MSFVKVDHVSHSYFSPKSRVEALKDVQLEINQGEFVSFLGPSGCGKSTLLSIIAGLLKPTFGEVRVKGKNPMKTKNTIGYMLQQDYLFPWKTIRENTSLGASLLHLPSQETDIMVLALLEEMGLSKFIDAYPHELSGGMRQRASLVRTLVTNPTLLLLDEPFSALDFQTKLKMEDLVLSTLKSYDKTAILVTHDISEAIAMSDRIILFSKHPGKIHRVFEVPKELVAISPFEARNHSSYPAFFHLIWKELENLE